The genomic region TCCCCGGCTTTCGTCCTGTCGTTTCCAGCAATTGATTAAGGTAATTCTGAATTGTTTCTGGCGTCCAATCTGTAATTTTCTCGAATTCTTGGCGCGCAATTGACAATAATTCTCGTCGTTCGTCGTCGGTCAATTTGCGAAGTTGCTTATTTCCGTCAATCAATTCCGTATCAATTTCAGGCTCGACGAAGAAATAACTTGTTAATTTTGGCAAATCCTGTAATGTCTTCAAGCGATCTTGCGCCAATTCTAGAACGCGCTTTTTATACGATTCGTCGGCGTTTTTGGCTTCTTCGCCCCAGAATGATTGGCAGCGAGAATAAAGATCGTCCAAGCTAAGCGAGCGAATCCATTGACCGTTCAGCCAAATGAGTCGTTGTTCGTCAAATCGCGCGCCAGATTTTTGAACGCGGTTGAGTGAGAACTTTTCAATCAGTTCGGCTTTACTGAAAATTTCCTGCTCCGTGCCGTCATTCCACCCAAGTTGCGCTAAGAAATTAAGCATCGCTTCTGGCAAAATTCCCTCTGATCGATACTCAGTTACGCTTTTAGCACCGTCACGCTTGCCAAGTTTTTTATTTCCCGATGGCGCCATAATGTGTGGCACGTGTGCTAGAATCGGCGGCGTAATTTTAAGAGCTTCGTAAAGCGACAGATATTTAGGCGTGCTGGCAATATATTCCGAGCCGCGAATCACGTGCGTGACTTGCATTTCGAAATCGTCAATGATGTGTGCAAAATTGTAGGTTGGCAGACCGTCCGCTTTGATCAGAATGAAATCGTCCAAAGCTTCTGGGCCGGCCGACAATTCGCCCATAACGGCATCTTTCCAAGAATATCGCTTAATTTCTGGAACTTTGAAACGCAGCGGCATCCCGAGCTGCCACTCTGGCGGATTTTCTGGACGATGGTCGCGATATAAAAATGCGCGCTTTTCAGCCCTGGCTTTGTCGCGGAAAACTTGCACTTCTTCAGGCGTGTACGGATCGGCGTAAGCTAGTCCTTCGCTGATCATTTTCTTTGCCCACTTTATGTAAATGTCGCGGCGATCTGTTTGGTGATATGGACCAAAATTGCCAGACTCTTCTTTTGGATTGTTAAGAGTTGGTCCCTCATCCCAATTTAGTCCTAGCCAATTTAAGGTTTCCAAAATCATTTCTTCCGCGCCTTCGACGAACCGAGCTTGGTCCGTGTCTTCAATGCGTAAGATGAAATCTCCCTGATGCGCCCTGGCAACAAGGTATGTGTATAGCGCGGTGCGGACGTTGCCTAAGTGAATATAGCCAGTCGGACTTGGCGCAAAACGAGTTCTAATAGTCATGAGTAAATTATAGCACGTTATCTGATGAGTTACAGGCTAGTGGCGATTTTTTCAATTTGGCTGCTTGAGAGGTTCGCGTCGCCACTGATTTGATATAAAATCCCGCCGTTCACCCAAGCCGCTTCTTTCCCGCCGCTGTAAATTGTCAATCCGTCGATCATCGTGGTGTTTGGATTCTTGTGCTTTTCAGAGAAAAATTCTTTCACTGCTGACGAATTCCAGCCGCTTTTTTGCTGGGTTATGGTGTACCCTGAACTTCCGTCGGCGTAGGCATATTTCA from Candidatus Nanosynbacter sp. HMT-352 harbors:
- the gltX gene encoding glutamate--tRNA ligase, whose translation is MTIRTRFAPSPTGYIHLGNVRTALYTYLVARAHQGDFILRIEDTDQARFVEGAEEMILETLNWLGLNWDEGPTLNNPKEESGNFGPYHQTDRRDIYIKWAKKMISEGLAYADPYTPEEVQVFRDKARAEKRAFLYRDHRPENPPEWQLGMPLRFKVPEIKRYSWKDAVMGELSAGPEALDDFILIKADGLPTYNFAHIIDDFEMQVTHVIRGSEYIASTPKYLSLYEALKITPPILAHVPHIMAPSGNKKLGKRDGAKSVTEYRSEGILPEAMLNFLAQLGWNDGTEQEIFSKAELIEKFSLNRVQKSGARFDEQRLIWLNGQWIRSLSLDDLYSRCQSFWGEEAKNADESYKKRVLELAQDRLKTLQDLPKLTSYFFVEPEIDTELIDGNKQLRKLTDDERRELLSIARQEFEKITDWTPETIQNYLNQLLETTGRKPGILFSLVRIVTTWAPFSPQLNDTLALIGKEKTLQRIDNYLQK